From one Solanum lycopersicum chromosome 12, SLM_r2.1 genomic stretch:
- the LOC101256558 gene encoding heterogeneous nuclear ribonucleoprotein 1 translates to MQVDLGKLFVGGISWDTDDERLKEYFSTYGEVVEAVIMKDRTTGRARGFGFVVFADPAAAERVVKEKHNIDGRMVEAKRAVPRDDQSTTSRSSPSIHGSPSPGPGRTRKIFVGGLASTVTETAFKQYFEQFGTITDAVVMYDHNTQRPRGFGFITYDSEDAVDKVLLKSYHELNDKMVEVKRAVPKELSPGPSQSPLGRYSYGLNRMNNFLDGYAQGYSPNTVGGYGVGMDGRFSPITGGRSVFTPFGSGYGMGLNFEPGLSPGYGGSANVNSSLSYGRGLNPYYSSSRLGGGIGFDGGSGGGNTSFLNSANRNLWGDGGLHHGTTSTSSSNFLVSGSGGNIGGGSFSNSGVWGSSISSQGGGNVSSKNGNLGYVNGDSIYGMAGGYGRNVTKRGAAMPSGSRGSYDGGPLADLYGSGLGYDDHTWRPSNSEQDATGSLGYGLGNGPSDMSPQSTSGYVGSYGVGNRQPNRGMDG, encoded by the exons ATGCAAGTTGATCTTGGTAAGTTATTCGTTGGTGGGATTTCATGGGACACAGACGACGAGCGTCTGAAGGAGTATTTTAGTACTTATGGGGAGGTTGTAGAAGCTGTAATTATGAAGGATAGGACTACTGGCCGTGCTCGTGGTTTCGGTTTTGTGGTCTTTGCTGATCCTGCTGCTGCTGAGAGGGTAGTAAAGGAGAAACACAACATTGATGGCAGGATG GTAGAAGCAAAGAGGGCAGTTCCACGGGATGACCAGAGCACGACAAGTAGAAGCAGTCCTAGTATTCATGGTTCTCCTAGTCCTGGTCCAGGACGTACAAGAAAGATTTTCGTTGGTGGTTTAGCATCCACTGTCACTGAGACTGCCTTTAAGCAGTATTTTGAGCAATTTGGAACAATCACAGATGCAGTAGTTATGTATGATCATAACACTCAAAGGCCTAGGGGATTTGGATTCATCACTTATGATTCAGAGGATGCAGTGGATAAAGTCTTGCTCAAGTCTTACCATGAGCTGAATGATAAAATGGTTGAGGTCAAGCGCGCTGTTCCCAAAGAGTTATCCCCAGGTCCTAGCCAAAGTCCACTTGGTCGGTACAGCTATGGATTAAATAGGATGAATAACTTCCTTGATGGGTATGCACAGGGATACTCTCCAAATACAGTTGGAGGATATGGAGTCGGTATGGATGGTAGATTTAGCCCCATCACTGGGGGTAGGAGTGTCTTTACTCCATTTGGTTCTGGTTATGGTATGGGTCTTAACTTTGAACCAGGTCTGAGCCCAGGATATGGTGGTAGTGCAAATGTTAACAGTAGTTTAAGCTATGGACGGGGACTGAATCCATATTATAGCTCAAGCAGACTTGGTGGTGGCATTGGGTTTGACGGAGGAAGTGGGGGAGGAAACACTTCTTTCTTAAACTCAGCAAATCGCAATTTATGGGGTGATGGAGGACTGCACCATGGGACGACCTCGACAAGCTCTAGCAACTTTTTAGTATCTGGAAGTGGTGGAAACATTGGAGGAGGAAGCTTTAGCAACAGTGGAGTTTGGGGTTCATCAATTTCCTCTCAAGGCGGGGGAAATGTTTCTAGCAAAAATGGAAATCTCGGATATGTGAATGGTGACAGCATATATGGGATGGCAGGAGGCTATGGCAGAAACGTCACAAAACGTGGAGCCGCTATGCCATCAGGATCCAGGGGTAGTTATGATGGGGGCCCTTTAGCTGATTTATATGGTAGTGGTTTGGGATATGATGATCACACTTGGCGTCCTTCAAATTCTGAGCAGGATGCAACCGGTTCTCTTGGTTATGGACTAGGCAATGGACCTTCTGACATGTCACCTCAAAGTACTTCAGGTTATGTTGGTAGTTATGGAGTTGGCAATAGACAACCAAACAGAG GAATGGACGGCTAG
- the LOC101256064 gene encoding WRKY transcription factor 1 isoform X2 — translation MGTPKEEATDEVFSENLEQKPDPDPATSKLELKADVVSGELQKRLSQCDKEINVSQSNQEAISLSGVQDNQSENVRKQQVVKSEADASGSSQLSSLPKDSDAKSCGSESSVKDKVVSVLSGKASDSSDQMRSSNMEVFVSQSDLQRVSYTIKREKALDKLQPRRNPDTSAHGLTSDQGTTLLKAPEKPSEDGYNWRKYGQKLVKGNEFTRSYYKCTFPNCLAKKQVERSHDGHITDIHYIGKHEHPETLSVPQMSPEYVLPLQMKRPDIPIITALEAEGEKSSTPRETCEPSKPPEAPLALAIVSACDSVKVTPLKRYKLENEVDKGDSADSKKQKKDTVATDDTPPVKSHSEPRHIVQTVSEVDIINDGQRWRKYGQKIVKGNPNPRSYYRCSVAGCPVKKHVERASHDPKLVITTYEGQHVHDFPTSRPISQISVAPDAGTAGIREDSRTESGEMKHIRESKTEAGETKHVKESKAESGENKHVGESKTESDGNKHVEESKPELVGNKHVGESISESGENKHVGLDMAVHIGAN, via the exons ATGGGTACCCCTAAAGAAGAGGCAACAGATGAAGTTTTCTCTGAGAATTTAGAGCAGAAGCCGGACCCTGACCCTGCAACCAGCAAATTAGAGTTAAAAGCTGATGTTGTTTCTGGTGAACTGCAGAAGAGGCTGAGTCAATGTGATAAAGAGATTAATGTGTCACAATCCAATCAAGAAGCTATTTCTCTTTCTGGAGTACAAGATAACCAGTCAGAAAATGTGCGGAAGCAACAGGTTGTTAAGAGTGAGGCTGATGCATCTGGATCTAGTCAACTTTCTAGTTTACCAAAGGACTCAGATGCAAAATCATGTGGATCAGAATCTAGTGTAAAAGACAAAGTGGTTTCCGTGTTATCTGGTAAAGCTTCAGATTCTTCAGATCAAATGCGTAGTTCGAACATGGAGGTTTTTGTATCACAGTCTGATCTACAACGAGTAAGTTATACCATAAAGCGTGAGAAAGCTTTGGATAAGTTGCAACCAAGGCGGAACCCTGACACTAGTGCCCATGGGTTGACGTCTGATCAAGGAACGACTCTCCTCAAGGCACCTGAAAAACCATCAGAAGATGGATATAACTGGCGAAAATATGGTCAGAAGCTTGTGAAAGGAAATGAGTTTACTCGGAGTTATTACAAGTGCACATTCCCTAATTGTCTAGCAAAAAAGCAAGTGGAGAGATCACATGACGGACATATTACAGATATCCACTATATTGGGAAGCATGAGCATCCGGAAACTCTAAGTGTTCCCCAGATGTCCCCCGAGTATGTACTCCCTTTGCAAATGAAACGGCCAGACATTCCAATTATCACTGCATTAGAAG CTGAAGGTGAGAAATCTTCTACGCCCCGAGAAACATGTGAACCTAGTAAGCCACCAGAAGCCCCTCTAGCGTTGGCCATTGTATCAGCTTGTGATAGTGTGAAGGTTACGCCTTTGAAGCGatataaattagaaaatgaaGTCGATAAGGGTGATAGTGCAGACTCAAAAAAACA AAAAAAGGACACAGTAGCTACGGATGATACTCCACCTGTTAAGTCCCATAGTGAACCACGACACATTGTTCAGACCGTGAGCGAAGTAGATATAATCAACGATGGTCAGCGCTGGCGCAAATATGggcaaaaaattgtcaaaggCAATCCAAATCCGAG GAGTTACTACCGATGCTCGGTTGCAGGTTGCCCTGTGAAGAAGCATGTGGAGAGGGCATCCCATGATCCAAAATTAGTCATTACAACATATGAAGGACAGCATGTCCATGATTTCCCAACGTCTAGGCCTATAAGCCAAATTTCAGTAGCACCTGATGCCGGTACAGCAGGCATACGTGAAGACTCCAGAACCGAATCAG GTGAAATGAAACATATCAGAGAGTCGAAAACTGAAGCAGGTGAAACCAAACATGTCAAAGAGTCCAAAGCCGAATCAGGTGAAAACAAACATGTTGGAGAGTCCAAAACTGAATCAGATGGAAACAAACACGTCGAAGAGTCCAAACCTGAATTGGTTGGAAACAAACATGTCGGAGAGTCCATATCTGAATCGGGTGAAAACAAACATGTTGGTCTTGACATGGCTGTTCATATTGGTGCAAATTGA
- the LOC101256064 gene encoding WRKY transcription factor 1 isoform X1 has protein sequence MGTPKEEATDEVFSENLEQKPDPDPATSKLELKADVVSGELQKRLSQCDKEINVSQSNQEAISLSGVQDNQSENVRKQQVVKSEADASGSSQLSSLPKDSDAKSCGSESSVKDKVVSVLSGKASDSSDQMRSSNMEVFVSQSDLQRVSYTIKREKALDKLQPRRNPDTSAHGLTSDQGTTLLKAPEKPSEDGYNWRKYGQKLVKGNEFTRSYYKCTFPNCLAKKQVERSHDGHITDIHYIGKHEHPETLSVPQMSPEYVLPLQMKRPDIPIITALEAEGEKSSTPRETCEPSKPPEAPLALAIVSACDSVKVTPLKRYKLENEVDKGDSADSKKQKKDTVATDDTPPVKSHSEPRHIVQTVSEVDIINDGQRWRKYGQKIVKGNPNPRSYYRCSVAGCPVKKHVERASHDPKLVITTYEGQHVHDFPTSRPISQISVAPDAGTAGIREDSRTESGEKKHVVESKTESGEMKHIRESKTEAGETKHVKESKAESGENKHVGESKTESDGNKHVEESKPELVGNKHVGESISESGENKHVGLDMAVHIGAN, from the exons ATGGGTACCCCTAAAGAAGAGGCAACAGATGAAGTTTTCTCTGAGAATTTAGAGCAGAAGCCGGACCCTGACCCTGCAACCAGCAAATTAGAGTTAAAAGCTGATGTTGTTTCTGGTGAACTGCAGAAGAGGCTGAGTCAATGTGATAAAGAGATTAATGTGTCACAATCCAATCAAGAAGCTATTTCTCTTTCTGGAGTACAAGATAACCAGTCAGAAAATGTGCGGAAGCAACAGGTTGTTAAGAGTGAGGCTGATGCATCTGGATCTAGTCAACTTTCTAGTTTACCAAAGGACTCAGATGCAAAATCATGTGGATCAGAATCTAGTGTAAAAGACAAAGTGGTTTCCGTGTTATCTGGTAAAGCTTCAGATTCTTCAGATCAAATGCGTAGTTCGAACATGGAGGTTTTTGTATCACAGTCTGATCTACAACGAGTAAGTTATACCATAAAGCGTGAGAAAGCTTTGGATAAGTTGCAACCAAGGCGGAACCCTGACACTAGTGCCCATGGGTTGACGTCTGATCAAGGAACGACTCTCCTCAAGGCACCTGAAAAACCATCAGAAGATGGATATAACTGGCGAAAATATGGTCAGAAGCTTGTGAAAGGAAATGAGTTTACTCGGAGTTATTACAAGTGCACATTCCCTAATTGTCTAGCAAAAAAGCAAGTGGAGAGATCACATGACGGACATATTACAGATATCCACTATATTGGGAAGCATGAGCATCCGGAAACTCTAAGTGTTCCCCAGATGTCCCCCGAGTATGTACTCCCTTTGCAAATGAAACGGCCAGACATTCCAATTATCACTGCATTAGAAG CTGAAGGTGAGAAATCTTCTACGCCCCGAGAAACATGTGAACCTAGTAAGCCACCAGAAGCCCCTCTAGCGTTGGCCATTGTATCAGCTTGTGATAGTGTGAAGGTTACGCCTTTGAAGCGatataaattagaaaatgaaGTCGATAAGGGTGATAGTGCAGACTCAAAAAAACA AAAAAAGGACACAGTAGCTACGGATGATACTCCACCTGTTAAGTCCCATAGTGAACCACGACACATTGTTCAGACCGTGAGCGAAGTAGATATAATCAACGATGGTCAGCGCTGGCGCAAATATGggcaaaaaattgtcaaaggCAATCCAAATCCGAG GAGTTACTACCGATGCTCGGTTGCAGGTTGCCCTGTGAAGAAGCATGTGGAGAGGGCATCCCATGATCCAAAATTAGTCATTACAACATATGAAGGACAGCATGTCCATGATTTCCCAACGTCTAGGCCTATAAGCCAAATTTCAGTAGCACCTGATGCCGGTACAGCAGGCATACGTGAAGACTCCAGAACCGAATCAGGTGAAAAGAAACATGTCGTGGAGTCCAAAACTGAATCAGGTGAAATGAAACATATCAGAGAGTCGAAAACTGAAGCAGGTGAAACCAAACATGTCAAAGAGTCCAAAGCCGAATCAGGTGAAAACAAACATGTTGGAGAGTCCAAAACTGAATCAGATGGAAACAAACACGTCGAAGAGTCCAAACCTGAATTGGTTGGAAACAAACATGTCGGAGAGTCCATATCTGAATCGGGTGAAAACAAACATGTTGGTCTTGACATGGCTGTTCATATTGGTGCAAATTGA